The Streptomyces sp. NBC_00483 genome contains the following window.
CGGGATGACCATCATCTGCCGCACCACTTCCAGGTACAGCTGCCGCTTGTCACCGAAATAGTGGTTGACCAGGGCCCGGGCCACGCCGGCGTCGGCCGCGATGTCCGAGATCGACACCGAGGCGTAGCCGGCGGAACCGAACCGCCGGCGGGCGACGGCGAGGATCTCGGCGCGGCGCACGTCCGGTTCCATCCGACGCCGCCTGGTGGCCTGGGTGGCCTTGCCTCCCATGGGCGGCTACTCCTTGTCCCTGTCCACTGGTTCGTCGGACTCGTACATCGACTCGATCGTCGCCGCGTGCAGGTCGTCGATGGCCTTGCGGCGCAGGCTCAGCTTGGGCGTCAGCTCGCCGGTCTCCGCCGTCCACGGCCCGGCGACGACCCGGTACCGCTTGACCTGTTCCACCCGCGAGAGCACCGCGTTGGCCTCCTCGACCGCGCCGTCGAGTGCCGTCAACACCTCGGGATGCACAGCGAGTTCGTCGAGCGCTGTTGTGGTGAGTCCATTGGCGCGCGCCCAGGACGGGGCCGCTTCCTCGTCGAGGACGAGCAGCGCCGTGAGATAGCGGCGCCGGTCGCCGATCGCGACGGCCTGGCCGATCAACGGGTGTGCGCGCAGCAGGGATTCGATCCTCGTCGGGGCGATGTTCTTGCCGCCGGCGGTGATGATGAGTTCCTTCTTGCGGTCCGTGACGGTGACGATGCCCCGGGAGTCGACGGTGCCGACGTCACCGGTCGGCAGCCAGCCGTCGGCGTCCGTGCCGGGCGCGATAGCACCGTCCGCTTGGAGGTACCCGGAGAAGACGACGGGGCCGCGGACGAACAGCTCACCGTCCTTGGCCTCCGTGACCTCGATACCGGGCCCGGGACGGCCGACCGAGCCGAGGGCGAACACGTCGGGCGTGCTGACCGTGGCCGCGCCCGTGGTCTCGCTCAGGCCCCACACCTCGTACACCGGCAGGCCCACGCTCGCGAGGAACTCCAGGACGGCGGTGGGTATCGGGGCGGCGCCGCTGAACGCCCGCAGGCAGTCGTCGAAGCCGATGGCGGCGCGCAGCGGCCGCAGTGCGAGTTCGTCCAACTGCTCTAGCTGCTCCGTCAGTTCGGTCGGGACACTCTTGCCCGCGGAGCGCAGTCGGAAGACTTCGAGTGCCGCCTTCTGGGCCTGCGCCAGGGCCGTCGCCTGCTGCTCGGGGAGCGCCGCGAGCTGGGCGCGCAGCCCGGTGGTGAGCTTCTCCCACACCCGCGGCACACCGAAGAAGCCGTGCGGGCGGACCTTCTGGAGCGCGGGCAGCAGCTGGTCGGGGGAGGGGCAGATGGTGACATGGCCGGCGCTGCAGATCGGCATGTAGATCCCGAGGACCCGCTCCGCGATGTGCGCCATCGGCAGGTACGCGACCGAGCGCGGATGCGGCGGCAGCGGCACCAACTGCTCCTGCATCACGGACTCGTGGATCACGTTGCGGTGCGAGAGCACCACGCCCTTGGGGTCGCCGGTGGTGCCCGAGGTGTAGACGAGGGCCAGCGGCTGGTCCGTGGTCACGGCGTCCGTGAGCGACTCGAAGGCCGCGTCGTCGGGCGGCAGGGCGTTGCGCACCGCCGCGTAGCTGACGAACCGCGGATCGTCGGCGGGAGCGGCCGACCAGTCGAGGACGACCACGGCGCGCAGCTGCGGCAGATCGTTCAGGACGGGCGCCCAGCGCCGCACCTGCTCCGCGCCCTCAAGCACAAGCACGGTGGCCGCGCTGTGCCGGGCGATGACACCGATCTGTTCGCCGCTCAGGGTGTCGTACGTGCTGCAGGGCAGCGCGCCGATGTGGGCGGCGGCCAGATCGGTGACCCAGTGCTCGGCGCGCTTGGACATCGCGATGAGCAGGCGATCGCCCCGGCCCAGGCCGAGTTGGGCGAGGCCACGGGTGAGCGCGGCGGCCTCGGCGCGCAGTTGGGACCAGGTAAGCGTGCCCGCGTCCGGCCCGATGCCGGTGGTGAGGGCGGGCCGGTCGCCGAATTCCTCGGCGTTGCGGCGCAATAGTTTGGTGATCGTCAGCCCGTCAACGGACTGACGGAGCGGCTCTGTTGGCGTCACGGCGGCTCCCGGAAACGTACGACGTGGAACGTGCGGGGTTGGGCTGGCTGTGCGTGAGCGGTGCCCACCGTGGACCGTTATTGGCGCCGTGTCAATAACTCGCGTCGTCGTCACCGGGGGTCACATTCGACGACAGGGACTATGCCGGCGGCCCCAGCATCGGCACCAGGAACTGCCGGGCCACCTCCCGCATCCGCTCGTCGTCGTCCAGGTCGATGACGTGGCTGGGCACGACCAGGAACGACGTGCAGACACGCACCATCATTTCGGCCACCACATCCACGTCCACCCCGTCGGCCACCTGTCCCGCCCGCTGTTCCTCGCGCAGCCGCGCGGCGACGAACTGCTGCACCACGTACTGGGTGCGGCCCCCGTCGGTGGTAATCGACGGCACCACGGAGTCCGGTTCGACCGCCATGAGGCCGCCGATGAGACGGTTGTGGCGGATGGCGCGCAGCGAGCTCACGAAGCCGAGGACGACCCGGTCGGCGACCGTGTCCGCGCCCCGGATCTCGGTCGCGAACTGCTCGAAGTAGCGCCGGAACTCTCGTCGTACGACGTGCTCGACCAGTGCTTCCTTGGTGTCGAACCGGCGGTAGACGGTGATCCGGGAGACACCCGCGATCCGTGCCACGTCGGCCATCGTGGAGCGCTTGATGCCCATGCGGCAGAACTGCTCGTAGGCGGCGTCGAGCAGTCGGACGGTCACGTCGTCCGTGTCGTCGGCCTCGACGGTGGATTCGCTGAAGGCCAGCTCGAGCACGTTCGGTTCCACAGGTGCCTCCCTGATTGCGTGAAGCCTCTGGCGTTCATGCCTCGTCTGTGCTCCCCTGTGGTACTGATACAGAGATGCTCAACGTGTTTCATCGTACCAAGGCAACTGCCGTTCAGGCAGGGCCTGTTGTCGGTCGAGCGAGTCACGGAACTCAAGGAGGAGTTCGGAGCAATGGATGGCTTGAGCAGGCGGAACATATTGCTCGCGGGCGGTGCCCTCGGGGCGCTCGGAGCGCTGGGTGCGGCGTCCCCCGCGAGTGCCCGGTCGCTGTGGACGTGGTCGCCCGGTGACTCGATCGCGGGGGCGGGCGCGGGTGTCGACCCCGAGTGGGTCTGGGACGACGAGGTGGACCGGCTCATCGCCTCGGTCATCGACCGCGGCGACGTGCCGAAGGTGAACGAGCAGCTGCGCACATGGACCCGCAACGACCAGGCCGCGCCGTCCGGACTCCCGCAGGACGTACGGGAGTTCATCGACAAGGCGCGCCAACTGCCCGACTGGGCCGACCGGGACCAACTGGAGACGGCGGCCAGGTTCAACGAGACGCGTGGCTTCTACCTCAATGTGCTCAACGGGATCGGCGGCGGCATGCTCAGCACCGCCATCCCCCGGGAGGCGCGCGCCGTGTACTACTCCAAGGGCGGCGCCGACATGGAGGACCGCGTCGCCAAGACGAGCACGCTCGGCTTCGCCGTCGGTGACCTCAACGCGTACCGCGCCGACGGCGACTGCATCGTGCAGGCCGTCAAGACCCGCATGGTGCACGCGGCGGTGCGTCATCTGCTGCCCAGGTCGCCGGGCTGGTCCCAGGTCGGCGGTGGCCAGAAGATCCCGATCAGTCAGGCCGACATCCTCGTCACGTGGCACAGCCTCGCCACGTACGCGATGGGCAAGCTGCTGGAGTGGAAGGTGCCGGTGAGTTCGGCCGAGTCCGGGGCCTATCTGCATCTGTGGCAGGTCACCGTGCACCTGCTCGGCGTCCAGGACCAGTACATCCCGAAGACGTGGGATGCCGCGAACGCCCAGTCGAAGCAGGTGCTCGACCCGATCCTCACCTCCACGAAGGAGGGCGTCGAGCTCACCGACATCCTGCTGGGACAGCTCGCGGAGCAGACCAGCCCCGGCGGGGTCGACCGGCCGCTGTGCAACGCGCTGGCCCGCTATCTCGTCGGTGACGGGGTCGCCGACATGGACCGCATCCCGCGGGAGCCGTTCTGGGAGAGGGCGATCGCGACGGTC
Protein-coding sequences here:
- a CDS encoding AMP-dependent synthetase/ligase: MTPTEPLRQSVDGLTITKLLRRNAEEFGDRPALTTGIGPDAGTLTWSQLRAEAAALTRGLAQLGLGRGDRLLIAMSKRAEHWVTDLAAAHIGALPCSTYDTLSGEQIGVIARHSAATVLVLEGAEQVRRWAPVLNDLPQLRAVVVLDWSAAPADDPRFVSYAAVRNALPPDDAAFESLTDAVTTDQPLALVYTSGTTGDPKGVVLSHRNVIHESVMQEQLVPLPPHPRSVAYLPMAHIAERVLGIYMPICSAGHVTICPSPDQLLPALQKVRPHGFFGVPRVWEKLTTGLRAQLAALPEQQATALAQAQKAALEVFRLRSAGKSVPTELTEQLEQLDELALRPLRAAIGFDDCLRAFSGAAPIPTAVLEFLASVGLPVYEVWGLSETTGAATVSTPDVFALGSVGRPGPGIEVTEAKDGELFVRGPVVFSGYLQADGAIAPGTDADGWLPTGDVGTVDSRGIVTVTDRKKELIITAGGKNIAPTRIESLLRAHPLIGQAVAIGDRRRYLTALLVLDEEAAPSWARANGLTTTALDELAVHPEVLTALDGAVEEANAVLSRVEQVKRYRVVAGPWTAETGELTPKLSLRRKAIDDLHAATIESMYESDEPVDRDKE
- a CDS encoding TetR/AcrR family transcriptional regulator, whose product is MEPNVLELAFSESTVEADDTDDVTVRLLDAAYEQFCRMGIKRSTMADVARIAGVSRITVYRRFDTKEALVEHVVRREFRRYFEQFATEIRGADTVADRVVLGFVSSLRAIRHNRLIGGLMAVEPDSVVPSITTDGGRTQYVVQQFVAARLREEQRAGQVADGVDVDVVAEMMVRVCTSFLVVPSHVIDLDDDERMREVARQFLVPMLGPPA
- a CDS encoding oxygenase MpaB family protein, whose product is MDGLSRRNILLAGGALGALGALGAASPASARSLWTWSPGDSIAGAGAGVDPEWVWDDEVDRLIASVIDRGDVPKVNEQLRTWTRNDQAAPSGLPQDVREFIDKARQLPDWADRDQLETAARFNETRGFYLNVLNGIGGGMLSTAIPREARAVYYSKGGADMEDRVAKTSTLGFAVGDLNAYRADGDCIVQAVKTRMVHAAVRHLLPRSPGWSQVGGGQKIPISQADILVTWHSLATYAMGKLLEWKVPVSSAESGAYLHLWQVTVHLLGVQDQYIPKTWDAANAQSKQVLDPILTSTKEGVELTDILLGQLAEQTSPGGVDRPLCNALARYLVGDGVADMDRIPREPFWERAIATVWPKLVAFREGLLPLPLVPPLAWTVDEAARQYILAFLTKGKGTVIEIPDTNRPSGR